One Blattabacterium cuenoti DNA window includes the following coding sequences:
- the atpH gene encoding ATP synthase F1 subunit delta: MFLKKRISKHYAQILFEYSVKIHKKNSIYKKIKKVYFLLSHNIHFNRFLKSSLLSDKNKILILEKIFYSFDFFIFHFIKLLILRKRESLLKEIILEYKSMYKKKKGIVKCFLTSSFPLNKNFQEIIVEKIMSLDLEKSEKYKKKYHIINRIDKSIVGGFLFRIGYKEWDFSVKRQLLYIQKMFKN; this comes from the coding sequence ATGTTTTTAAAAAAAAGAATCTCCAAACATTATGCTCAAATTCTTTTTGAGTATTCTGTAAAAATCCATAAAAAAAATTCTATTTACAAAAAAATAAAAAAAGTATATTTTCTATTATCTCACAATATTCATTTCAATAGATTTTTGAAAAGTTCATTATTAAGTGATAAAAATAAAATTCTAATTTTAGAAAAAATTTTTTATTCTTTTGATTTTTTTATTTTTCATTTTATAAAACTTTTAATTTTAAGAAAAAGAGAATCCTTATTAAAAGAAATCATTTTAGAATATAAAAGTATGTATAAAAAAAAGAAAGGAATTGTAAAATGTTTTCTTACTTCTTCTTTTCCTTTAAACAAGAATTTTCAAGAAATAATTGTTGAAAAGATCATGTCTTTAGATTTAGAAAAATCAGAAAAATATAAAAAAAAATATCACATTATCAATAGAATTGACAAATCTATTGTTGGAGGTTTTTTGTTTCGCATAGGATATAAAGAGTGGGATTTCAGTGTAAAAAGACAATTACTTTATATTCAAAAAATGTTTAAAAATTAA
- the atpG gene encoding ATP synthase F1 subunit gamma, whose amino-acid sequence MNPKEIKKRILSINSVVKTTEAMKMISIVKLRKSKESLLHIKTYSEHIKKLFLDLIETEKKENLEKNKYFISDFSSISEKKKQLFLVFTSNKGLCGGFNSLIFNKINKIIQKKENLYNQDIFFSIGKKGLDFLYKKKYNIYNGNKKFLKNFTYKYEETFLFVKKLISDFLSKKISSIFLMYNHLKNSFLQEVIVEKFLPIPFSILNFSKKSFHNPILEPSKKIILDYIIPKFLNVKLFKTLLESSNSEHTARMISMHKATENASNIKKNLLLNYNKERQTTITKEILEIISGLEALKK is encoded by the coding sequence ATGAATCCAAAAGAAATAAAAAAACGAATTCTATCCATTAACTCGGTTGTAAAAACAACAGAAGCTATGAAAATGATTTCTATTGTGAAATTACGAAAATCAAAAGAATCGCTTTTACATATAAAAACATATTCAGAACACATCAAAAAATTATTTCTAGATCTTATAGAAACAGAAAAAAAGGAAAATTTAGAAAAAAATAAATATTTTATTTCCGATTTTTCTTCTATTTCTGAAAAAAAAAAACAACTATTTTTAGTTTTTACTTCTAATAAAGGTTTATGTGGTGGATTTAATTCCTTAATTTTTAATAAAATTAATAAAATAATTCAGAAAAAAGAAAATTTATATAATCAAGATATCTTTTTTTCTATAGGAAAAAAAGGATTGGATTTTTTATACAAGAAAAAATATAATATATATAATGGAAACAAAAAATTTTTAAAAAATTTTACTTATAAGTATGAAGAAACGTTTTTGTTTGTTAAAAAATTAATTTCAGATTTTTTATCTAAAAAAATATCTTCTATATTTTTGATGTATAATCATTTAAAAAATTCTTTTTTACAAGAAGTAATTGTAGAAAAATTTCTTCCTATCCCTTTTTCTATTTTAAATTTTTCAAAAAAATCATTTCACAATCCTATTTTAGAACCATCCAAGAAAATCATTTTAGATTATATTATTCCAAAATTTCTTAACGTGAAACTCTTTAAAACTTTATTAGAATCATCCAATTCAGAACATACAGCACGTATGATATCCATGCACAAAGCCACAGAAAACGCATCTAATATAAAAAAAAATCTTCTGTTAAATTATAATAAAGAAAGACAAACAACAATTACTAAAGAAATACTAGAAATTATTAGCGGATTAGAAGCTTTAAAAAAGTAA
- the atpA gene encoding F0F1 ATP synthase subunit alpha, producing MSDLKYSEISSILKKQLSDLQFESKLSESGIVVQVGDGIVQAFGLNSVFYGELVEFHSGIKGIVLNLEEDHVSIVLLSSYSKEIKEGDTVTRTGKTLSIEVGEGMLGRVVDTLGNPIDGKGPIEGKLFEMPLERKAPGVIYREPVKEPLQTGIKFIDSMIPIGRGQRELIIGDRQTGKTTIAIDTIINQKEFYNTEKQVYCIYVAISQKGSTIARITKILEEKGAMPYTIVVLSNASEPASMQVFSPFSGTAIGEYFRDTGRSSLVIYDDLSKQAVSYREISLLLRRPPGREAYPGDVFYLHSRLLERSSKIINDQNIVKKMNDIPESIKDHVKCGGSLTAIPIVETQSGDVSSYIPTNVISITDGQIFLEKDLFHSGIRPAINESISVSRVGGSAQIKSMRKVSGTLKLDQAQFREIESFSKFGSELDPETMKIIQKGRRNIEILKQKPHYPYKVSDQIAIIYAGVKNLLNKIPIEKIKTFEKEYLFYLNEKHKELLNSLKNGIFHDEFAKILEKIASELSKKYSNN from the coding sequence ATGTCAGATTTAAAATATTCTGAAATATCATCTATACTTAAAAAACAATTATCTGATTTACAATTTGAATCGAAATTATCTGAATCAGGAATTGTTGTTCAAGTAGGAGATGGAATAGTGCAAGCTTTTGGACTAAATTCTGTTTTTTATGGAGAACTTGTAGAATTTCATTCTGGAATCAAAGGAATAGTTTTGAATCTTGAAGAAGATCATGTCAGTATTGTTTTGCTAAGTAGTTACTCCAAAGAAATTAAAGAAGGAGATACTGTAACACGTACAGGAAAAACATTATCTATAGAAGTAGGAGAAGGGATGTTGGGGCGCGTTGTGGATACATTAGGAAATCCTATTGATGGAAAAGGACCTATAGAAGGAAAATTATTCGAAATGCCATTGGAAAGAAAAGCTCCAGGGGTTATTTATAGAGAACCCGTAAAAGAACCTCTTCAAACTGGGATTAAATTTATAGATTCCATGATTCCTATTGGAAGAGGGCAAAGAGAATTGATTATTGGTGATAGGCAAACTGGAAAAACAACTATAGCAATTGATACAATTATTAATCAAAAAGAATTTTATAATACGGAAAAACAAGTTTATTGTATTTATGTAGCTATAAGCCAAAAAGGATCAACAATAGCTAGAATTACTAAAATTTTAGAAGAAAAGGGGGCTATGCCTTATACTATCGTAGTATTATCAAATGCTTCTGAACCAGCCTCTATGCAAGTATTTTCTCCGTTTTCTGGAACAGCTATTGGAGAATATTTTCGTGATACTGGACGGTCTTCTTTAGTGATTTATGACGATCTTTCGAAACAAGCTGTTTCTTATCGGGAAATTTCTTTGTTGTTGCGGCGTCCTCCAGGACGAGAAGCATATCCAGGAGATGTTTTCTATTTGCATTCTCGTTTATTAGAAAGATCTTCAAAAATCATAAATGATCAAAACATAGTTAAAAAAATGAATGATATTCCAGAATCAATTAAAGATCATGTAAAATGTGGGGGATCTTTAACAGCAATCCCAATTGTTGAAACACAATCTGGAGATGTCTCTTCTTATATTCCAACTAATGTTATTTCTATAACAGATGGACAAATTTTTTTAGAAAAAGATTTATTCCATTCTGGAATACGTCCTGCTATTAATGAAAGTATTTCTGTTTCCCGTGTAGGAGGATCTGCTCAAATCAAATCTATGAGAAAAGTATCTGGAACTCTAAAATTGGATCAGGCGCAGTTTAGAGAGATAGAATCCTTTTCAAAATTCGGATCTGAATTAGATCCGGAAACTATGAAAATTATTCAAAAAGGTAGAAGAAATATAGAAATATTAAAACAAAAACCTCATTATCCATATAAAGTATCCGATCAGATTGCCATTATTTATGCTGGTGTAAAAAACCTACTAAATAAAATTCCTATTGAAAAAATAAAAACTTTTGAAAAAGAATATCTTTTTTATTTAAATGAAAAACACAAAGAACTATTGAATTCATTGAAAAACGGAATTTTTCATGATGAATTCGCTAAAATTTTAGAAAAAATAGCTTCTGAACTCAGCAAAAAATATTCCAATAATTAA